Below is a genomic region from Nitrospira defluvii.
ACACGGTCGATGGGATGGTCTTCCGGAGCATAGTAGACATCGATGGTGGCGGAAGCACAGACGGATGGCTGCGGCACACACACACAGCCAGCAACAATCACGGCGATCGGGAGAAGACAGGTCGGACGACTCATGCGCGGTCTAGCTGGAAGAAGAGATTCGATGAACGCAAGTGAACGTCGATGAATGTACACATAAATTCCGCAGCATGCTCAACACGTTCATCCAGCAGGGCCGCAGCGAATGAAGACCCGAGGCGTACCCTCGCGGTACGTTGAGGATCTGAATGACGCGAGAACGCCGCTGGCGGAGGTGTTCAGCATCTTGCTAGAAGCGGATCACTCTAGATCAAAGAGAGTTCGAAAATGGTCGTCGGATTCTTCCCAGGCTTGAGGGGAAGTCGTGGACAACCACTCGCGCAAAAATCCCTTCTGCTCCGGCGTCAACATCTGCTTAATCTGATGCGTACGACCCTGCAAGGGTTGGAGAAACCCCGCGCGGGTTTTGAAATCCAGCGTCGCGGTACGCACATACATATTCGTATACATGGTGGGGTGTTCGTCTTCACCTTCCCCTTGTACCCACACGGAGAGGAACTTCTCCATCTGCAGCCCGGCGCTGTCCAAAGCCGGTTCGGCGTCGTCATGAAATAGTTCATTCTCCGACTCTTTCAACGGCGCTGCTTCCTGCGCGCGGAATAAGAAATTTTTCTTCCACATACCCTACCCTCCAGCCGCGCGCATACTGTAAGCTAGGCAAGGTGAAAGTCAAGAAAGCGGCCGTCTTCATCGCTCGCATCCGCGGCAGTCTCCTCCTCTCGACCCGTTAGGCGTCTGTTGCCTTGACAATACAAGAACGCGTTTGCTAACTTCTTGAAATTATTTAGCAGTTTGCTGCAAATCACAGTGAGCTCATCGAAACACTGAGTGCCTACACGTAAGGCGCAACAAGAATCCCCTTTGACAGGATGCTCAAAATGGCCGTCCAGCAAGGCCGCAGCGAACGACGGGACAAGGCGTACCCTTGCGGTACGTTGAGAACCTGAGAGATGCGAGAACCCCACTAACGGACCGTTTCAGTATCCTGTCGGACTCTTACCTTCTCAGGAGCAGATATGCAGGTGATGATCAATGGCAAAGCGGAAGAGATCGCAGGCGGCACGGTCTTGGATCTCTTAAAAGCCAAGAGTATCGAGCCGCAAATGGTCGCGGTGGAAGTGAATGACACCATGCTTGAGCGGACGCACCTTGAGACCACGCAGCTGAAAGACGGTGATCATGTGGAATTCCTCTTCTACATGGGTGGTGGACGGTGACCGTGAAAGCACACGCAGACATTACCGAGTTGATCGGCGGCACGCCGTTGGTCCGGCTTAACCGGTTGACCAAACCAGGCTCAGCGACCATCTATGCCAAGGTCGAGTCGTTCAACCCTGGCGGAAGTATCAAGGATCGCATTTGCCTCAACATGATCAACGAGGCGGAGCGGCTGGGTAAACTGAAGCCGGGCGGCACCATCGTCGAACCGACCAGCGGCAATACGGGCATTGGCCTGGCGTTGGTGGCGGCGGTACGCGGCTACAAACTGATTTTGGTCATGCCGGAAAGTATGAGCATGGAACGCGCGAGCCTGCTGTCGTCCTATGGGGCGCAACTTGTGCTGACGGCAGCGTGGGAAGGGATGAAAGGTTCGATCAAAGAGGCGGAGAGCATCGTCGCGCAGAATCCGTCGTATTACATGCCCGACCAATTCTCCAATCCGGCGAATCCGGCGATGCACCGCAAAACGACCGGTCCGGAAATCGTAGACGCGCTGGATGGACGCGTCGATGCCTTCGTTGCGGCTGTCGGAACCGGCGGAACCATCACCGGCTGCGGTGAAGTAATCAGGGAGCGTAATCCGGCTGCGAAAATCGTCGCGGTGGAACCGGCCGGCTCACCCGTCCTGTCGGGTGGCGATCCGGGGCCCCATAAAATTCAAGGCATCGGCGCCGGGTTCGTGCCAAAAGTGTTGAACCGGACGTTGCTCGATCGCGTGATCACGGTCACCGATGATGAGGCCTATCAAACGGCCAAGTTGTTGGCGAAGAAGGAAGGACTCCTCGTCGGCATTTCCGCGGGAGCCAACGTCTTCGCGGCACAAAAAGTTGCGGAGGAATTGGGGCCGGGCAAGAATGTCGTGACGATCCTCTGCGACACCGGCGAGCGGTATATCAGCATCGAAAAGTATTTCAACATTTGATCACCGGATTGAATGATTGAGGGGGAGCTCAAAATGGCTTCTCGGCAAGGCCGCAGTCGAGAGGAAACCGGAAGCGTACCCTCGGGGGACGCTGAGGATTTTGACTTGCCGAGAACGCAGCTGAAGGCTTTCAGCGCCTCTATGTTGTTCGACATCTGCAGTTAGTTCGGGTCACTTAAGGAGAGGAGGCTCAAAATCGTCATCCAGCAAGGCCGCAGCAAGTGAAGGCCTGAGGTGTACCCTGGCGGTACGTTGAAGGCGTGAACGACGCGAGAACGCTGCTGGTGGCGGTTTTCAGTCTCCGCAGGATATGGAATTTACAGAAACACAAATCAATCGCTACAGCCGCCACATTCTTTTGCCCGAAGTCGGCGGGAAGGGTCAGAAAAAGATCATCCAGGCGAAAGTCCTGATCGTCGGCGCCGGCGGCCTTGGTTCGCCGGCAGCCCTGTATCTGGCTGCCGCCGGCATCGGCACGATCGGCCTGATCGACAGCGATGTGGTGGATCTCAGCAACCTGCAGCGGCAGGTCATTCACCAAACACCGGACGTCGGCCGACCGAAAGTGGTTTCCGGCAAGGAAAAAATCCAGGCTCTGAATCCCGACGTGAATGTGGTGATGTATGAAGAACGGCTCACCGCGAGTAATGCCCTCAAGATCATGAGCGGCTACGATGTGGTGATCGACGGCGTCGATAATTTCCCGACGAAGTTTCTGATCAACGACGCCTGTTACTTCGCCGGAAAACCGCTCGTGCACGGAGGAATCCTGCGCTTCGACGGTCGTGTCACCACCATCATCCCGAAGAAGTCGGCCTGTTATCGTTGCGTGTTCAAGAAGCCGCCGCCCGAAGGACTCGTCGCGTCTTGCCAGGAAGCGGGCGTCATCGGCGTGTTGGCCGGCATCATCGGCACGATCCAGGCGACCGAAGCCCTGAAGCTGATCCTCGGTATCGGCCGACCGCTGACGGATCGCTTGCTGGACTTCGATGCACGACGCACCCAGTTTAGAGAAATCCGCATCAAGCGGAACCCCGATTGCCCGCTCTGTAGCGAACGGGCCACGATCACGGAGTTGATCGAGGACGGGAATGTCGGGCCGACCTGTGCGCTCCCGGGTCAACGTAACTTGTAGCGAAGGTGTCTCCATGTCGAAAATGAAAGCGCTCGTGTGCCGGGAATGTGGGAAGGAATATCCACCCAAAGCCATTCACGTCTGTGAAATGTGCTTCGGCCCGTTGGAAGTCAAATACAACTACGACGAGATCAGGGCGACGATCTCCCGAAAGAAGATCGAAGACGGCCCGGACAGCATGTGGCGCTACATCGACCTGCTGCCGGTCGAGAGCACCTCGATCATCGGGCCCCATGCCGGACTGACGCCGTTGGTGCGGGCCAAGAATCTCGGTGCGCATCTGGGCATCGACGAGCTCTACATCAAGAACGATACGGTCAATCATCCGACCCTGTCGTTTAAGGATCGCGTCGTCTCGGTCGCCCTCACGCGCGCGCGGGAGTTGGGATTTGAAACCGTCGCCTGCGCCTCAACGGGAAACTTGGCCAACTCCGTCGCGGCCCATGCCGCCGCAGCGGGCATGAAGTGTTATGTCTTCATCCCTGCCGATCTAGAAGCAGCCAAGGTGCTGGGAAATCTGATCTATAAGCCGAACGTGGTCGAGGTCGAAGGCAACTATGACGATGTGAACCGGCTATGCAGCGAAATCGCCGGTGAACATGGCTGGGCCTTCGTGAACATCAATATTCGCCCCTACTACGCCGAGGGGTCCAAGACGTTGGCATTTGAAACGGTCGAACAACTCGGCTGGCGGACGCCCGATCAGGCGGTCATCCCCATGGCCTCTGGCTCCTTGCTGACAAAAATTTGGAAGGGCCTGCACGAAATGCACGCCCTAGGACTGGTGGACGAGGTCCGCACCAAAATCAACGGCGCGCAGGCCGAAGGCTGTTCTCCGATCGCCACCGCCTTCAAGGCCGGCCGTGACTTCTTCAAGCCAGTGAAGCCGAAGACCATCGCGAAATCGTTGGCCATCGGCAATCCGGCGGACGGCTACTATGCCCTCAAGGCCACGGCTGAGAGCAAAGGCGCGATGGACGCGGTGACGGACGAAGAAGTGGTCGATGGGATCAAGCTGCTGGCGCAGACCGAGGGCATCTTTGCCGAAACAGCCGGCGGCGTGACCATCGGGGTGCTCTGCAAACTCGTCAAACAGGGACTGATCAAGAAGAACGATGTGACAGTCGCCTACATCACCGGCAACGGGCTTAAGACACAAGAGGCCGTCGTGGATGCCGTGGGACGCCCGTTCCGCATCCAACCAAGCCTGGTGAACTTCCAAAAAACATTCAAAATGGGAAAGAACAGTGGTGGTGACTCATGATTAAGGTTCGTATTCCGACTCCCCTGCGTCCCCTCACAAAGGGCCAAGGCGAAGTTGAATCCGCGGCAGCCAACATTGTGGACATGATCGGATCGCTCGATGCCGCCTATCCTGGCCTGAAGAACCGTCTCTGCGATGAAAAGGGCGACTTACGACGCTTCGTCAACATCTACGTCAATGAGGAGGACATTCGCTTCCTCAACGGAAAAGAGACGTCGCTGAAAGACGGTGACGAAGTGTCGATCGTTCCCGCGATCGCCGGAGGGTAACCATGACCAGCCTACGATTTCACATTCGTTTTCCTGAGAATAAAATCAAGGAGCCGATCATTTATCAGATCGGCCATGAGTACAAGGTGGTGACGAACGTGCGCCGAGCCGACGTGCGTGAAACCACCGGCTGGATGGATCTCGAATTGACCGGTGAGACGGAGGAGATCGAACGCGCGATCGACGGCATCCGGACCAAAGGTTGTGTCGTTGATCCGATCGAACTCAACGTGGTGGAATAACAGTGGGCGAAGCGCACCTCGCTTTCCGAAATACTGTTCAATGCTCAATGTTCGATTGAACATTCAAAACTGAACACTGAGCATTCCAGAGAGACGAATACATGGAATTTACCGAGCAGCAAATTCAGCGCTACAGCCGACACATTATCCTCAATGAAGTGGGCGGCAAAGGACAGGTGAAACTGTCCAAAGCCAAAGTCCTTCTCATTGGCGCCGGCGGCCTCGGTTCTCCGGCCGCCTTATACTTGGCGGCAGCCGGGATCGGCACGATCGGTCTCGTCGACGGCGATGTTGTGGATTTGTCCAACCTGCAGCGACAGATTCTGCATACCACCGCCACCGTCGGTGTGCCCAAGGTGGAATCGGGACGCAGGATGCTGTCGGCCATCAATCCCGACATCACGATCAAAACGTATCAACTGAACGTCAATACCGAGAATATTCTCGGCCTCGTGGCCGACTATGACATCGTGCTGGACGGATCGGATAATTTCACCACGCGCTTCCTGGTGAACGACGCATGCTTCTTTGCGAAGAAAACGCTGATCTCTGCCAGCATGTTCCGGTTTGAAGGCCAACTCACGAGCATTAAACCCCATGCCGGGTTCCCCTGCTACCGCTGCCTTTATCCCGAACCGCCTCCGGCCGGATTGGTTCCGAACTGCCAGGAAGCCGGTGTGTTGGGAGTACTGGCCGGCACCATGGGCATTCTCCAGGCATCGGAAGCCATCAAGGAAATTCTCGGCATCGGTGAGACGATCGCCGATAAGCTGGTGATCTACGATGCCTTGGAAATGAAATTCCGCAAGGTCTCCCGCCCCAAGGATCCGCGTTGCCCCCTGTGCAGCGCTACCCCGACCATCAAGGATCTTGGCGGAGATTACAGCGTGGCCTGCACCATCTGACATGCCTGATCTCTCGATTCCACAACACATCCTGGATCAGATCGTCGCGCACGCGCGCGAGCTTGCTCCGTTCGAGTGCTGCGGCCTGCTGGCCGGCAAGGATAAAACGGTCACACATCTCTACCGCATCACCAACATCGTGGCGGTGGAGGGGGCCCAAAATCTGTCGACCTTTGACGACGACAAGATCGCCCATCTCGAGCGCCTGTCTCCTGAAGAGCGGGCAGAGATCGCGTTCGTCATGGACATGGGAGACTTTTCCGCAGCCAAAAAAGACATCCGCAAGAACGGACTCGATCTTCAAGTCGTCTACCATTCGCACCCGAAGGACCCGGCCAGGCCGTCTCAGACCGATATCAAAATCGCCACCGACTACGAGGAAATCTGGCAACGCATCAACCTGCCGGTTCCCGCTTATCTCCTCGTCTCGCTGATGCACGCCCCCGCCGCAGACATTCGCACCTATTGGATCACCGGCGGCCACGTGCGCCCCGCCGACATCCACATCAGCTAGCAATCTGCCTCTTCAACAATTCTGTCTTCCTCCCCTACCAATCGATCGGCAACGATGCCATAATCCGGCTTTGTCTTTGTCATCGAAGGGAGCATTCGATGCGATTCATCCTGCTATTCATCGCTTTTCTTCCCTGCCTCACCGGCTTGACGAATCCTGATCTTGGCGCGGCCGCCGAAAAAAGCTACTACAGCCCGATCATCAATGTAGATGTCGACAACGGCCGCATTCTGATCTCGACGCTGGGTGCGGTCTTTTGGGTGGAGGTCCCCGAAGAAGCCAAGGCTCACATCGAGAAACTCCCGCAATCAGGATTGGTGGATATCGTGGTGGAAACGCGCGAGGGGCAACCGCCGATGTTGAAGACCTGGAAGGTGAAGTCCGGCGAGTCGACCTGCCTCTACTTCGACGGCAAAGTCTGTAAGTAGGCCGGTGGGGGCGGAGGGGAGACTTCCAGATCGGCCGGTCCTCTTTTGCCGTAATTCACTTTCGACTTATATAACCACTTTGACCATCTTATGAATCAGAAATCGCTTGCCACCTTCATAAACTGCCAAAAGGATCTTCAGTTACCCCCATGGCGGACAAGTAGCCGACGCTTCCCCATCATCACAGAATACGTTTGACCACATTTTTCGTCATCGGCCGTACTCATCGTGCAAGTTTACCATTCGACAAGATCACATCGGGGCGCCGCGCCAAAAGGAGTTCATATTCAGTATTGAACTCGCAGACAATACCGGCGAGACGCCATGAAAAGACGGTCGTTTGCACCAACGTCCAGAGCGGTGTACCGCTAAGTCCACCGAGCCACTGCCCTTGCGGAGGCTCACCCGTACCGAACATATCCACCATTTCCTCACGCCGGAACTGACACGTCACGTCCCTTTGACTAACGCTCGTGGCTGTCAGGATGCCGACATATGTCCCCCATTCGATCTGCTGCTCCCCCACTACTTTTCGGTGTGCCCGAGGATAGCCTGCGAAGAAGAGCCCTCTATTAAGGTCCGGAGGTCTTGGCGGCCACTTCCCAGATAACGCTTGATGAATGATCTTACCTTCTGGAATTTCGCCTACCTCAAACCTGAAAGTTGCAATATCGAGAGTTCGATCGCAATCGATGAGACGCTTCTCTGGCACGAACGAGCAGTCGCCGATCTTGCACCGCACTCTTGGATCTGCTTTGCGTCGCTCAAGGTAGGCTTCATACACGTGGTTAGCCGTAACTCCAAAGATGCCGTGACCGAGATCGAGAAGAAAGATACATCCATGACCGATCTGCGAGTTGAGAGCAGGGCTGAACCAGAAGAGAGGTGCAGTGTAATTGCTGGCGAGGTTCCCGATTTCACGACCATAAGGTCCCATCAATAAGGCAATGCCGTGCTCTTTAGGTGTCGCCATCCGGCCTCACTCCATCCATCTTGAACTACCCTCACAGTAGGCAGTTTCTTGTGCGGTCCCGACTCGAAATCACTTAGGAAGTCAGATTTCCCACGCGTGACAGCTTTTCCCACCTGCAGCGTTCAGCCAAGAGACATTACTTCCTAATCACCCGCAAAATTGACGTGGGCCATTGCTCACCATATCTAATGTAAAATTCTACGGTTGAGTGCTTTACTGTCTCATAGTTGAATTTGACCTCGACAAAACTAATCGAATTCTCCTTTATTAGCAGCAGATCAGGCGTGCCGTTCTTGTCCTTAACCATATAGGCAAGCTCCCTGAACTGTGCCGGAGTCATCAATGTTTTCAGCTTCTCTATTAGAGATCTATCCTGCTCAGTAATTCTTGAGGCAAAATCTTGCCAATAGAATTCCACTCCAATTGACCGGTAGCCACCATTTACCCTCGACCGATAAACCTCATAACCTTGTTCCTTGTAATACTCTTCAGCAATTTGCTCAGCTTTGGCATTTTGAGGCACTTCTATTTCATGGTATGGAATCCGTGACGATTCATAATGAAACAGTTGATTGACCTTGCTGAACAACCTCAACTTTTCCGATCTCTCCATCAATGAGAACTCTGCTTCATTGACGCCGACAATTTTCTTTTTCCTGCCCATGGAGAAAGTCCTCTCAGTGAACCGTGCTTGATCGGTTTCATACACAAGCCGCATTTCACTGTGTACACCTGAGATGATTTCACCGCTCCCTTCGAAATTAGAGAACAGTTCAGCCAGCTCCATCTCGCCGCGAGACAGCCAGTATATCTGCCAGTTCACCAACTGCACCCAGGCTCTCTCGAGGCTTCCAGAACACCAAGTTTGATTAATCGCAGATACGCATGGCACATGTGGTCGATAGCATGAATGGGTACGGTGAGAATCGATAACGGCGCAGACTGCGGCTGATTCACATGAAATTGGGGAGATCAGAACCTGTAACCACCTCAGTACGCACAGGATCAGCCTTGATCCAACTTTGTTCGTCGCCTGGGGCCGATCTTCTGGCGAAATTTCTTCGAAACGAGCGGGAACTTCTTTGGATGCCTGATGGATTCGACGGCTAGGTCTAGGTCAAGATCCGGCCAATACAGGTGATGAGGGTGTGGCCATTGAACATTGAGAAGTTCGGCTACAGAGGCATTCTTGAACCAGGGGAACTCCTTGAACGAAACAAACAGTTCCTCGTTCGCAAGAAGCAGCCAGAATCCATGTCTGGAGATATTTGTGACCTCAGCTTCCGAAGTGTTCTTGCCAAGCGTTGCTGATTTCATCGTAATGCTCCTCGATGAGATTTTTCACTACCCGAATCTCGCGAGTGGACAGCCCGAAGTTTTGCGCCAACTCAACCCTGGGATCGAGCCAGAATTTCGCCTCACCACGCTCACAATGTACATGAACGTGCATTCGTGTTTCCTCGCGGGAGAAGAAATAGAACCGAAATCCTCCTGTTCTGAAAATTGTCGGACTCAGACACACCTCTCTCGGGGGAACAGCGAACAATCTCTTGAAGCGGGCGCATTGTCTTCCAATTCACCCATACCGTCAAGGCACCACAGGCTACGGTCGGCGAATGGCTTTCAAATGGCTTTCATTTGACATGATGGTCCATGACCTCAAGTGGCGGACGAAGCGCAACCCGTTCCAACTGTGCGAGGAACAGACACACCACATTCCAGTGCAGGATAATTTCAGCGGAGGGTGATTGAAACGTGTCGGCTGGAATTGTTCGTTGTGCCGGCTTTGGCGACTCACGGGTCAGAACATACCCGTAGCACGACTACTCCGAACTCCCCAACATGTCGTCGACCAGCGGTCGGTTGATATCCGTACACCCCATACAAATCGTATCAAACAGCGCTTCATGATCGGAGACGAAGTTGCGCTGATCTACAAGGTTTTCAGCGAAGACCTGCTCGTAGCAGATATCACATAACATCATCAGCCCACGCGACACCGACACAGTTTTCCGGCCTGTACTTCCCGCCATGACACTCCCCTTCATCTATCGGCTCTCAGTGCTCGCCGTGGCGCTACACTGACCCTTTTTGCCTCGCCACCCAAAAATCCTCCGGTTCCAAATCCACCCCACACACCGCACATTCATAAACCGATTGCCCTTGCGGCAAGATAATCTCCGTCCGATCAATTCGCCCTCGGCACACGTGATAAAACCGCCCTCTGGCATCTTCAGTGTCGAGCGGATCATTTTCGTAAATCAGTACCATATGGTCCTCTTACTCCTTCATGTCTGAGCATGAACCGTCGTTCGTCTTGGTCGTCGCAGGCTGTTCAGAAAGTCCGTCCGGCAAGGCCGCAGGACGCGCGGCGACTGAGGCGTACCCTCCGGGTACGTCGCAGGGAGACGTGCGACCGAGAACGCCGACGGCAGACTTTATCAACAGCCGGCTAAATTTTAAACTGCGCCTCATACAGACCGGCATAGACGCCGCCGCGTTTCATGAGCGCCTCGTGGTCTCCCTCTTCCACGATCGTCCCTCGTTCCACGACGATGATGCGATCCACGTCGTGCAGCGTCGCCAAACGATGCGCAATGATAAACGTCGTGCGCCCTGCGGTGAGATCGTTCAAGGCCTCCCGGATTTTGACCTCCGTCTCCGTGTCGATGTTCGACGTGGCTTCATCAAAGATCACGATCGGCGGATCTTTCAGCAGCACACGGGCAATCGATACCCGCTGCTTCTGCCCCACCGACAATTTCACCCCCCGCTCGCCGATCCAGGTATCATAACCGTCCGGCAAACGTGAGATAAAGTCATGGGCTCGAGCGGCCCGAGCCGCCGCTTCGATACGCTCCTGTCCGGCCGACAGATCACTGTAGACGATATTTTGCCGCACCGTCCCGTTGAAGAGAAAGGGTTCCTGCTGAACCAGGCCGATCTGCCCTCGCAAAAACGCCACCGGCAGATCCCGCACATCATAGCCGTCGACCAACACCGCACCGCTGCGGACGTCGTAAAATCGCATCAGGAGTTTCAGCAGGGAAGTCTTTCCCGCCCCACTCGGGCCGACCAAGGCGATCCGTTCGCCCGGCCGTACTGTCAGATTGACATTGGACAGGACCAGCCCGTCCTGCCGATAGCCGAACTGTACCTGACGGTATTCCACTGCTCCTTGTAACCGTTCAACAGGCCGCACGACACCCGGGCGGTCTTCGACTTCCGACTTGGTGTCCAGGATTTCAAAGACCCTCTCACTGGCAGCCAGCGCATGTTGCAACATGTGGTTCAAGGAATGAATTTCATTGATCGGCGTGTAGAAGAGCCCGAGATACGAGAGAAACATGACGAGTTGGCCGACCGTGAGATTCCCCGCCAGCACCTCCTCGGCACCGTACCACAGGATCAAGACCGTGCCGGTGCTGCCCACGAACACCATACCCGGCCAGTACCAGGACCAGAGCAGCATGGCCCGCAAACTATTCTGGCTATAGGCCTGACTCAAGCCCTCAAATCGTTGCCGTTCGTACGCATGCTGATTGAAGCCGATGGTTTCCTTGATGCCGGAGAGGGCATCCTGCAGATAAGCATTGAGATCGGCCACGCTCTTGCGGATTTCCGCGTAATACTTGTGCACCCGCTTCGTAAACCAGGCGGCACAGACGATCAGAATCGGAATCGGCAGGAGAGACAGCAGCGCCAGTTTCCAGTTCAAGAAAAACATCATGATGGTGATCCCGACCAGGGTCAGCGAGGCAGTGAGCAAGCCTTCGAGCCCGTCAACGAAAATTCGCTCGACATGTTCGGTGTCACTCGTCACCCGGGTCATGATCTCGCCGGTCGACCGATTCTCGAAATAACTCAGCGACAGACGCTGCAATGCCCTGAACACCTGCAGCCGCAGCGTGTGCACCGCCTTCTGCTCCAGCAGGTTGTTGAACCGGACCCGCATGGAACTCATCACATTTCGCAACACGTACGAGCCCATCAATGCGCTCAAGACCCAGAGCAGCATGTCGGGCCGTTTGGCCTGAATGACGTCGTCGATCACGATTTTGACGAGATACGGCGGCACCAATTCCAGCGCCGTGGCGAGACCTGCACAGACGAAGGTCACCACCGCCAGCATCCGAAAGGGTTTCAGGTAGGAGAGAACGCGTAGGAGCGAGTTCACAACGACTCGGCGATCCGGGTCGGCTCAGATGGCACTAGCCGGTTCCTTTTGCCAGTATTTCTGAAACTCTTCCATTTGGGTCAGCGTGGAGAAATCGGTCATACGATCGATGAACAACTTGCCGATGAGATGGTCGAGCTCATGTTGAATGCAGACGGCAAACAGGCCGCTGGCTTCGAAATCCAATGGTTTGGCGTTCCGGTCGAGCCCGGTCACCCGCACGGTCGAGGGCCGTGTCACTTTGCCTCTCAACCCGTCAACGCTCAGGCACCCTTCCCACCCTTCCACCTGCTCGGGTCCGTAAAACTGGATCGTGGGATTGATGAGGACGGTTTTGGGAAACCCGCCTTCACCGGGACAATCCATGACGACCAGTTGCTGCGACCGTCCCACTTGGGGAGCGGCAAGCCCGATGCCCGGTTCGTCGTACATGGTTTCAAACATATCGTCGATGAGTTGCTGAAACGCGGCTTTTTTTATGTCGGCCGGACTGACAGGCAACGCCTTCTGCCGGAGAATCGGATTACCGAGTTTACTGATCGCCAGAATCGCCATGCTCTATCCTCTATCTCGATCTCTATCTCTGTCGTATGACGCGACGGGAGGCCGCGTCACCGTTTATTGACTCTCTTCCTACCACGGGATTTTCGTGCTGCGCAACCGCCACCGCTCTCGGCGGCACTACCCTGCCTGCTTCCGACTCTTCGGCTCAGGGAGCTCGAACGTGTCTTTCGACTGATTCCACCATTCCACCCATTCCTGGGCCCATGTCTGGCGATCCTGTTTGTTCGAGGCGTCCCAATCGTGGAACTCCGCTTCGTGCCTGGTCAAGGTCC
It encodes:
- a CDS encoding Mov34/MPN/PAD-1 family protein, yielding MPDLSIPQHILDQIVAHARELAPFECCGLLAGKDKTVTHLYRITNIVAVEGAQNLSTFDDDKIAHLERLSPEERAEIAFVMDMGDFSAAKKDIRKNGLDLQVVYHSHPKDPARPSQTDIKIATDYEEIWQRINLPVPAYLLVSLMHAPAADIRTYWITGGHVRPADIHIS
- the moeB gene encoding molybdopterin-synthase adenylyltransferase MoeB, giving the protein MEFTEQQIQRYSRHIILNEVGGKGQVKLSKAKVLLIGAGGLGSPAALYLAAAGIGTIGLVDGDVVDLSNLQRQILHTTATVGVPKVESGRRMLSAINPDITIKTYQLNVNTENILGLVADYDIVLDGSDNFTTRFLVNDACFFAKKTLISASMFRFEGQLTSIKPHAGFPCYRCLYPEPPPAGLVPNCQEAGVLGVLAGTMGILQASEAIKEILGIGETIADKLVIYDALEMKFRKVSRPKDPRCPLCSATPTIKDLGGDYSVACTI
- a CDS encoding MoaD/ThiS family protein, which encodes MIKVRIPTPLRPLTKGQGEVESAAANIVDMIGSLDAAYPGLKNRLCDEKGDLRRFVNIYVNEEDIRFLNGKETSLKDGDEVSIVPAIAGG
- a CDS encoding DUF4160 domain-containing protein — encoded protein: MHVHVHCERGEAKFWLDPRVELAQNFGLSTREIRVVKNLIEEHYDEISNAWQEHFGS
- a CDS encoding DUF2442 domain-containing protein, translated to MKSATLGKNTSEAEVTNISRHGFWLLLANEELFVSFKEFPWFKNASVAELLNVQWPHPHHLYWPDLDLDLAVESIRHPKKFPLVSKKFRQKIGPRRRTKLDQG
- a CDS encoding ABC transporter ATP-binding protein, giving the protein MLAVVTFVCAGLATALELVPPYLVKIVIDDVIQAKRPDMLLWVLSALMGSYVLRNVMSSMRVRFNNLLEQKAVHTLRLQVFRALQRLSLSYFENRSTGEIMTRVTSDTEHVERIFVDGLEGLLTASLTLVGITIMMFFLNWKLALLSLLPIPILIVCAAWFTKRVHKYYAEIRKSVADLNAYLQDALSGIKETIGFNQHAYERQRFEGLSQAYSQNSLRAMLLWSWYWPGMVFVGSTGTVLILWYGAEEVLAGNLTVGQLVMFLSYLGLFYTPINEIHSLNHMLQHALAASERVFEILDTKSEVEDRPGVVRPVERLQGAVEYRQVQFGYRQDGLVLSNVNLTVRPGERIALVGPSGAGKTSLLKLLMRFYDVRSGAVLVDGYDVRDLPVAFLRGQIGLVQQEPFLFNGTVRQNIVYSDLSAGQERIEAAARAARAHDFISRLPDGYDTWIGERGVKLSVGQKQRVSIARVLLKDPPIVIFDEATSNIDTETEVKIREALNDLTAGRTTFIIAHRLATLHDVDRIIVVERGTIVEEGDHEALMKRGGVYAGLYEAQFKI
- the thiS gene encoding sulfur carrier protein ThiS, translating into MQVMINGKAEEIAGGTVLDLLKAKSIEPQMVAVEVNDTMLERTHLETTQLKDGDHVEFLFYMGGGR
- a CDS encoding NIL domain-containing protein, translating into MTSLRFHIRFPENKIKEPIIYQIGHEYKVVTNVRRADVRETTGWMDLELTGETEEIERAIDGIRTKGCVVDPIELNVVE
- the cysK gene encoding cysteine synthase A yields the protein MTVKAHADITELIGGTPLVRLNRLTKPGSATIYAKVESFNPGGSIKDRICLNMINEAERLGKLKPGGTIVEPTSGNTGIGLALVAAVRGYKLILVMPESMSMERASLLSSYGAQLVLTAAWEGMKGSIKEAESIVAQNPSYYMPDQFSNPANPAMHRKTTGPEIVDALDGRVDAFVAAVGTGGTITGCGEVIRERNPAAKIVAVEPAGSPVLSGGDPGPHKIQGIGAGFVPKVLNRTLLDRVITVTDDEAYQTAKLLAKKEGLLVGISAGANVFAAQKVAEELGPGKNVVTILCDTGERYISIEKYFNI
- the thrC gene encoding threonine synthase, whose amino-acid sequence is MSKMKALVCRECGKEYPPKAIHVCEMCFGPLEVKYNYDEIRATISRKKIEDGPDSMWRYIDLLPVESTSIIGPHAGLTPLVRAKNLGAHLGIDELYIKNDTVNHPTLSFKDRVVSVALTRARELGFETVACASTGNLANSVAAHAAAAGMKCYVFIPADLEAAKVLGNLIYKPNVVEVEGNYDDVNRLCSEIAGEHGWAFVNINIRPYYAEGSKTLAFETVEQLGWRTPDQAVIPMASGSLLTKIWKGLHEMHALGLVDEVRTKINGAQAEGCSPIATAFKAGRDFFKPVKPKTIAKSLAIGNPADGYYALKATAESKGAMDAVTDEEVVDGIKLLAQTEGIFAETAGGVTIGVLCKLVKQGLIKKNDVTVAYITGNGLKTQEAVVDAVGRPFRIQPSLVNFQKTFKMGKNSGGDS
- a CDS encoding HesA/MoeB/ThiF family protein — protein: MEFTETQINRYSRHILLPEVGGKGQKKIIQAKVLIVGAGGLGSPAALYLAAAGIGTIGLIDSDVVDLSNLQRQVIHQTPDVGRPKVVSGKEKIQALNPDVNVVMYEERLTASNALKIMSGYDVVIDGVDNFPTKFLINDACYFAGKPLVHGGILRFDGRVTTIIPKKSACYRCVFKKPPPEGLVASCQEAGVIGVLAGIIGTIQATEALKLILGIGRPLTDRLLDFDARRTQFREIRIKRNPDCPLCSERATITELIEDGNVGPTCALPGQRNL